One region of Thunnus albacares chromosome 20, fThuAlb1.1, whole genome shotgun sequence genomic DNA includes:
- the si:dkey-21c1.4 gene encoding serine-rich adhesin for platelets — MSSEVCPFCGKTYKRLKTHLPHCKAAAKSKTPPTQHDVTANPTTSSSQLAAGLSENKSTQTKKSKKVPEVSSGPPPSLSPATSLKSANTSSASQPASSSLPPSTKKKQKLSDQIKMASSTSISLDSSPSLSPSPSPALSKPKKKSLRTLIEAAKSNQVSKGPLGGTSSSSLSPVTSPLSSGTKTNPDSCAYPALLSTDAKPKRASKKKVSQSLSKTKNTSASVDSKVKESSARGTARNNFWEDSEGEREDLSGNEMLWKSERSSRQARITLQDVKTALGRAKNNGESSRMGILGQIESSLSPVPAGNQKEDVSCLVTAKSPSNQLPSTSLQHKELTPAKRKKSKQASHLIPLQDDGSLQSKLSSPATPLLSDHLSSQVSQATPLPLTFTMNEGLKLGHHMTSLTHLSSPHRFPLATQTLPVRVETTETLRLEARRENTAGDGAKGGLNQRSLGQVRLRELPEWLACKSPSHPRDVVEMMQRGWQWYYRRYIDVKRGSVGGLGMLLAGYCVLSYIWSYPHIKRDRWRKYH, encoded by the exons ATGAGCTCCG AGGTGTGCCCATTCTGCGGGAAAACATACAAAAGGTTGAAGACCCACCTGCCCCACTGCAAGGCAGCCGCAAAGTCCAAAACACCTCCAACCCAACATGATGTCACAGCGAATCCAACTACATCGTCTTCTCAGCTGGCCGCAGGCTTGTCGGAGAACAAgtccacacagacaaaaaagagTAAGAAGGTGCCTGAAGTGTCATCAGGACCGCCACCGTCATTATCACCAGCGACTTCTTTGAAGAGTGCGAACACATCGTCCGCATCGCAGCCAGCATCTTCATCTCTTCCCCCATCAactaagaagaaacagaagctgTCTGATCAAATCAAAATGGCCTCCTCTACCTCCATCTCCCTCGACTCCTCCCCGTCGCTATCTCCGTCTCCGTCTCCTGCCCTCTCTAAGCCTAAAAAGAAGAGTCTCCGTACTTTGATAGAAGCTGCAAAGTCCAACCAGGTTTCTAAGGGACCACTGGGGGGAACCAGCTCTTCCTCGCTAAGCCCGGTTACTAGTCCCCTAAGCTCAGGGACCAAGACTAATCCAGACTCATGTGCCTATCCTGCGCTTCTGTCCACAGACGCCAAACCCAAACGTGCCTCTAAAAAGAAGGTGTCACAATCTctctccaaaaccaaaaataccTCAGCCTCTGTGGACTCGAAAGTGAAGGAAAGTAGTGCAAGAGGCACAGCGAGAAACAACTTCTGGGAGGACAGCGAGGGGGAAAGAGAGGATTTATCTGGGAATGAGATGCTCTGGAAATCTGAAAGAAGTAGTCGTCAGGCCAGAATTACCCTCCAGGATGTTAAGACCGCGTTAGGTCGAGCTAAAAACAACGGTGAGTCCAGCAGGATGGGCATCCTGGGCCAGATTGAAAGCAGTCTCAGTCCAGTTCCAGCAGGGAACCAAAAAGAAGACGTTAGCTGCTTGGTAACAGCTAAATCTCCATCAAACCAGCTGCCCAGTACCAGTTTACAACATAAGGAGCTAACACCAGCTAAGAGAAAAAAGTCCAAACAAGCATCTCATCTAATCCCACTGCAAGACGACGGTTCCCTTCAGTCCAAACTATCCTCTCCTGCAACTCCGCTTCTCTCTGACCATCTATCGTCCCAGGTGAGCCAAGCCACGCCCCTTCCACTTACATTCACCATGAACGAGGGGCTGAAGTTGGGCCATCACATGACGTCACTCACACACCTTTCTAGCCCTCATCGTTTCCCTCTCGCTACGCAAACTCTGCCTGTCAGGGTGGAGACGACGGAGACACTGCGGCTCGAGGCCCGGAGAGAAAACACTGCCGGTGATGGAGCTAAAG GTGGTCTGAACCAGCGGAGTCTTGGGCAGGTGAGACTGAGGGAGCTGCCAGAGTGGCTGGCCTGCAAATCCCCCAGTCATCCTAGAGATGTAGTGGAAATGATGCAAAGAG GCTGGCAGTGGTATTACAGGAGGTATATTGATGTGAAGAGAGGCAGTGTTGGTGGACTGGGCATGCTGTTAGCAGGATACTGTGTGCTCAGCTACATCTGGAGTTACCCTCATATAA AGCGTGATCGCTGGAGGAAGTACCACTAA